In one Parambassis ranga chromosome 6, fParRan2.1, whole genome shotgun sequence genomic region, the following are encoded:
- the LOC114437739 gene encoding Golgi apparatus membrane protein TVP23 homolog A-like has product MTMADDTEDVELDFAADEQERAQKHTVIRHPLASFFHLFFRVVAIVVYVLCDWISKNFASCFILIITLLSFDFWSVKNVTGRLLVGLRWWNQIDEDGRSLWVFEAKKTSGGCDTGTETEARIFWLGLIICPLIWTFFFFTSLFSMKIKWLSLVVASISLQLANLYGYLRCKAGGQDGQPADKNSFTGQHLLQRPDIIFGIL; this is encoded by the exons ATG ACGATGGCGGATGACACTGAGGATGTTGAGCTGGACTTTGCTGCTGACGAGCAGGAGAGGGcgcaaaaacacacagtcataaG ACACCCGTTGGCCTCCTTCTTCCACCTGTTCTTCAGAGTGGTCGCCATTGTCGTCTATGTGCTGTGTGACTGGATCAGTAAGAACTTTGCATCATGTTTCATCCTGATCATCACTCTGCTGTCATTTGACTTCTGGTCTGTTAAG AACGTGACTGGCCGGCTGTTGGTAGGGCTGCGCTGGTGGAATCAGATTGACGAGGATGGAAGGAGCCTCTGGGTGTTTGAAGCCAAAAAA ACATCTGGGGGTTGTGACACCGGGACGGAGACTGAGGCGAGGATATTTTGGCTGGGCCTAATCATCTGTCCTCTAATTTGGACATTCTTTTTCTTTACCTCCCTCTTCTCCATGAAGATTAAATGGCTG TCACTGGTGGTAGCTAGTATTTCCCTCCAGTTGGCTAACTTGTATGGATACCTACGCTGTAAGGCAGGAGGACAAGACGGCCAGCCTGCAGACAAGAACTCCTTCACGGGACAGCACCTCCTTCAGCGT CCAGACATCATCTTTGGTATATTATGA